Proteins from one Salaquimonas pukyongi genomic window:
- a CDS encoding L,D-transpeptidase: MTPVYAHTKKTKLDPKYNPQTVKFSGYHPGTVVVDTKQHFLYLQLPGGKARRYGVGVGRAGLKFKGTATIGRKAEWPRWTPTKNMIRREPEKYAKFADGVPGGPSNPLGSRALYLYRNGKDTLYRIHGTTQPSSIGRSVSNGCIRMINAHVEDLF, encoded by the coding sequence ATGACACCAGTTTATGCACACACAAAAAAAACCAAACTTGATCCGAAATACAACCCACAAACAGTCAAGTTTTCCGGGTATCATCCTGGAACGGTTGTTGTAGATACGAAACAACATTTCTTATATCTCCAATTACCCGGCGGAAAAGCCCGTCGATACGGGGTTGGTGTTGGCCGAGCCGGGTTAAAATTTAAAGGGACAGCCACTATAGGCCGTAAGGCTGAATGGCCACGTTGGACGCCGACTAAGAACATGATCCGTCGTGAACCCGAAAAATACGCCAAGTTTGCAGATGGTGTTCCTGGAGGGCCGAGCAATCCGCTCGGATCGAGGGCGCTTTACCTTTACCGAAATGGCAAAGACACCCTTTACCGGATTCACGGTACTACCCAACCATCCTCCATTGGTCGATCAGTTTCAAACGGATGCATCCGAATGATCAACGCCCATGTTGAAGATCTTTTTTAA
- a CDS encoding transglutaminase-like cysteine peptidase, with the protein MVTITVNTANADALHRNPSQPRNALNMKAFGNTSIPIGAYEYCNRYQVRCQVSDTTPILNLTKEAWTKIVDINYSVNSEVVPLTDMENFGVPERWELPGEAGDCEDYVLEKRRKLEQIGIPSGTMRATVVYDADGGGHAVLTVVTDQGDFILDNNNNQVLRWQDAELTYLKRQLPGDLTKWESLQSS; encoded by the coding sequence ATGGTGACAATAACTGTCAACACAGCAAATGCAGATGCACTTCATCGCAATCCATCGCAACCGCGCAACGCACTAAACATGAAAGCCTTTGGAAACACTTCCATACCGATAGGCGCTTATGAATATTGCAATCGTTACCAGGTACGCTGCCAAGTAAGCGATACAACACCTATTCTCAACCTAACAAAAGAAGCGTGGACCAAAATTGTTGATATCAACTACAGTGTAAACTCAGAGGTCGTACCGTTGACTGACATGGAAAATTTTGGCGTACCCGAACGCTGGGAACTGCCGGGTGAAGCGGGGGATTGTGAAGACTATGTTTTGGAGAAACGTCGGAAACTAGAACAAATAGGTATTCCTTCAGGCACCATGCGGGCGACGGTTGTTTATGATGCAGATGGCGGCGGTCACGCTGTGCTAACGGTCGTTACGGATCAGGGAGATTTCATTCTCGATAACAATAACAATCAGGTCTTGAGATGGCAGGATGCGGAACTCACTTACCTGAAGCGTCAATTGCCTGGGGATTTGACGAAATGGGAAAGCCTGCAGTCCAGCTGA
- a CDS encoding thioesterase domain-containing protein, with amino-acid sequence MKNIVTIVGLTLILSDSSVLADELSVTRFVGPDENHYSYFINGLASAIPAVGYGLRDLSLSLGGKHYSYVTPVESTVPIQISVIADIQKKLDTNPDAKFNLVGVSYGGNIATLIAQQLNVRKIPVNYLAVIDAPAPVSITSNVHRVDNFYCRRVGCIGQKIRLSRGNKTTIRQQFLVRENHIALSASQTVTERITGQLSEIAMDIVSPASPENLLGLIDDQE; translated from the coding sequence ATGAAAAACATCGTAACCATTGTGGGGTTAACGTTAATTCTATCCGATAGCTCTGTTTTGGCAGATGAACTTTCGGTTACCCGCTTTGTCGGGCCAGATGAAAATCACTATTCGTATTTCATCAATGGGCTTGCAAGTGCAATCCCGGCTGTCGGTTATGGCCTTCGCGATCTGAGTCTAAGCTTGGGTGGTAAGCACTATTCCTACGTCACCCCGGTAGAAAGCACCGTTCCAATTCAAATCTCAGTTATCGCAGATATTCAAAAAAAGCTTGATACCAATCCAGATGCCAAGTTCAACCTGGTCGGGGTAAGCTATGGTGGAAACATCGCAACCCTCATCGCACAACAATTAAATGTGAGAAAAATCCCAGTAAATTACCTTGCAGTCATTGATGCCCCAGCACCGGTTTCGATAACGTCGAATGTGCATCGAGTCGATAATTTTTACTGTCGCCGTGTCGGTTGTATCGGGCAAAAGATCCGACTTTCCAGAGGCAACAAAACCACCATTCGACAGCAGTTTCTAGTTCGTGAAAATCATATTGCGTTAAGTGCTTCTCAAACTGTAACCGAACGCATCACCGGGCAATTATCCGAGATAGCAATGGATATTGTTTCACCTGCATCACCTGAAAATTTATTAGGTCTCATAGATGATCAAGAATGA
- a CDS encoding methyltransferase family protein, protein MIKIPPLAVMAICLVLSATTHTLMPITQFDAGYVAPSIFGFLGVGFVYFAVMDFRKHKTTVNPLQLSNATSLVTTGVYSISRNPMYVGMTLLTLSFAIFLGTLSAFFAPVLFVVYITKFQIKPEEQALNTIFGEEWATYQKTTRRWL, encoded by the coding sequence ATGATAAAAATTCCACCTTTGGCAGTCATGGCAATCTGCCTCGTTTTGTCTGCAACAACACACACATTGATGCCCATAACACAATTTGATGCAGGCTATGTGGCACCGAGCATTTTTGGATTTTTGGGAGTAGGGTTTGTTTACTTCGCTGTCATGGATTTTAGAAAACACAAAACCACTGTTAATCCACTGCAACTATCCAATGCAACATCACTTGTCACAACCGGGGTTTATTCAATTTCTCGAAACCCAATGTATGTTGGCATGACTTTGCTGACGCTGTCTTTTGCAATTTTTCTTGGAACGCTAAGCGCCTTCTTCGCGCCTGTGCTTTTCGTGGTTTACATTACCAAGTTTCAAATCAAACCTGAAGAACAAGCGCTCAATACGATCTTTGGCGAGGAATGGGCTACTTATCAAAAGACCACACGACGCTGGCTCTGA
- a CDS encoding isochorismatase family protein: MLATIDPHDSCFLIVEPSRLHSRLLGKAAEKTTATKFQLLDEAADLARVPRWFAVYGQSRKEAWLSSPCSRKRNRVFPCDDTKMPWHNRELIEAIRSEGRGRLILCGFWLDSGLGATALEALSDGFNVHVITDLTFSRDRSGRREACRRLEQYGVVPILLSQVIYELMSWTEDGEAVGGLKQILEHPVFR, from the coding sequence ATGTTGGCGACCATTGACCCACACGACAGCTGCTTTCTGATCGTCGAACCCTCGCGCCTGCACAGCCGCCTGCTCGGCAAGGCGGCAGAGAAGACCACGGCGACAAAATTCCAATTGCTCGATGAAGCCGCAGATCTCGCCAGAGTGCCGCGCTGGTTTGCCGTCTATGGCCAGAGCAGGAAGGAAGCCTGGCTCTCCTCGCCCTGTTCGCGCAAGCGCAACCGCGTGTTTCCCTGTGATGACACCAAGATGCCCTGGCACAATCGCGAACTGATCGAGGCGATCAGGTCGGAGGGGCGGGGTCGGCTGATCCTGTGCGGCTTCTGGCTCGATTCAGGCCTGGGCGCAACGGCGCTGGAAGCTTTGAGCGATGGGTTCAATGTTCATGTCATCACCGATCTGACATTCTCCCGGGACCGGTCTGGACGGCGCGAAGCCTGTCGTCGGCTGGAACAATATGGTGTGGTGCCAATCCTTCTGAGCCAGGTTATCTATGAACTGATGAGCTGGACGGAGGATGGCGAGGCGGTCGGTGGTTTGAAGCAAATCCTCGAACATCCGGTGTTTCGGTAG
- a CDS encoding helix-turn-helix domain-containing protein: protein MPGSLGSARYNTFIELMKRARLEAGMTQQQVADALKAQQSYIAKFERGERRLDLIEFLDLAAALKADPHAIMNALAKAGEEET, encoded by the coding sequence ATGCCGGGTTCACTGGGTAGCGCGCGCTACAACACGTTTATTGAGTTGATGAAGCGGGCCCGCCTTGAAGCCGGAATGACGCAGCAGCAGGTGGCGGACGCTCTGAAAGCGCAGCAAAGTTACATCGCCAAGTTCGAGCGCGGTGAACGCCGCCTCGACCTGATCGAGTTTCTTGATCTGGCGGCAGCCTTGAAGGCTGACCCACACGCCATAATGAATGCCCTGGCGAAAGCCGGAGAGGAAGAGACCTGA
- a CDS encoding conjugal transfer protein TraG yields MQPTTLLIGQAAIVTGTITGTLWASTQWTAYKLGYQPGLGEPWFEFASASVYYPWRLFEWWYAYEAYAPEIFRKAGTLAAGGGILGTTTAIIGSLWRARQTKNVTTYGSAKWASDRDIASSGLLQDTGVFLGRTKSSYLRHDGPDHVLAFAPTRSGKGVGLVVPTLLTWTGSTVVHDIKGENWTLTAGWRSRFSHCLLFNPTDPRSAKYNPLIEVRKGPHEVRDVQNIADILVDPEGALEKRNHWEKTGHSLLTGAILHVLYAEEEKTLARVATFLANPKRTIEATLRIMLTTNHLGTKDAPKVHPEVASIAREMLNKSENELSGVVSTAMSFLEIYRDPIIAETTSRCEWRIDDLKHADRPVSLYLVVPPSDISRTKPLIRLILNQIGRRLTEKLPNPNAKKVKGKQDHPLLMMLDEFPALGRLDFFETAMAFMAGYGIRAFLIAQSLNQIEKAYGPNNSILDNAHVRVAFATNDDRTAKRISDALGTATELRAQKNYAGHRLAPWLAHVMVSRQETARPLLTPGEVMQLPSDEALVMLAGSPPIRARKLRYYEDNNFTARLLPAPELSGSGTYADCPQGRAHDWGRQTKKISRALQRRIVEDHFATGDEGGLKQEPSLFDTFGTAPDPTPSTDLALLDDDFDGGTTSTDALARSQTRQRDANRAVQRAHAINNDGHKPDLLPEF; encoded by the coding sequence ATGCAACCCACCACCCTTCTCATCGGCCAGGCAGCCATCGTCACCGGAACGATCACCGGGACGCTTTGGGCATCGACCCAGTGGACGGCGTACAAGCTCGGCTACCAGCCGGGCCTCGGTGAACCCTGGTTCGAATTCGCGAGCGCTTCCGTTTACTATCCGTGGCGGCTGTTCGAATGGTGGTATGCCTATGAGGCCTATGCGCCGGAGATCTTCCGCAAGGCGGGTACCCTGGCTGCCGGTGGCGGTATTCTCGGCACGACGACGGCGATCATCGGTTCGTTGTGGCGGGCGCGGCAGACAAAGAACGTCACCACCTATGGCTCGGCCAAATGGGCAAGCGACCGGGACATCGCCAGTTCTGGCCTGCTTCAGGATACCGGCGTTTTTCTCGGTCGCACCAAATCTTCTTACCTGCGCCATGATGGACCTGACCATGTTCTGGCCTTTGCCCCGACCCGCTCGGGCAAGGGTGTCGGTCTTGTCGTGCCGACGCTGCTTACCTGGACCGGTTCGACGGTGGTCCATGACATCAAGGGCGAGAACTGGACGCTGACCGCAGGCTGGCGCTCTCGCTTTTCTCATTGCCTGCTGTTCAACCCGACCGATCCGCGTTCGGCCAAATACAATCCGCTGATCGAAGTGCGAAAGGGACCGCATGAGGTGCGCGATGTGCAGAACATCGCCGACATTCTGGTCGATCCCGAAGGCGCGCTGGAAAAGCGCAACCATTGGGAAAAGACCGGCCATTCCCTGCTGACCGGCGCGATCCTGCATGTCCTTTATGCCGAAGAGGAAAAGACACTTGCCCGGGTAGCAACCTTCCTGGCGAACCCGAAGCGCACGATCGAGGCAACGCTTCGCATCATGCTGACCACCAACCATCTCGGCACGAAGGACGCGCCGAAGGTGCATCCGGAGGTCGCCTCGATTGCCCGCGAGATGCTCAACAAATCCGAGAACGAACTCTCGGGCGTCGTCTCGACGGCGATGTCGTTCCTCGAAATCTATCGCGATCCGATCATCGCCGAGACCACATCCCGATGCGAATGGCGGATCGATGATCTGAAGCACGCAGACCGTCCGGTGTCGCTCTATCTGGTCGTCCCGCCGTCGGACATTTCCCGGACCAAGCCGCTGATCCGGCTGATCCTCAACCAGATCGGCCGCCGCCTCACCGAGAAATTGCCGAACCCGAACGCCAAAAAAGTCAAAGGCAAACAAGATCATCCGCTGCTGATGATGCTGGACGAGTTCCCGGCACTGGGGCGGCTCGATTTCTTCGAGACCGCGATGGCCTTCATGGCGGGGTATGGCATTCGCGCCTTCCTGATCGCTCAGTCGCTCAACCAGATCGAAAAGGCCTACGGGCCGAACAATTCGATCCTCGACAATGCCCATGTGCGGGTGGCCTTTGCCACCAATGACGACCGCACCGCTAAGCGGATTTCCGACGCGCTTGGCACGGCAACGGAGTTGAGGGCCCAGAAGAACTACGCCGGGCACCGTCTCGCGCCCTGGCTTGCCCATGTCATGGTCTCGCGCCAGGAAACGGCCCGCCCGCTGCTGACGCCGGGCGAGGTGATGCAACTCCCCTCTGACGAAGCGCTTGTGATGCTCGCTGGCTCGCCGCCAATCCGGGCGCGGAAACTGCGTTACTACGAAGATAACAACTTCACCGCGCGGCTGCTCCCGGCACCCGAATTGAGCGGCAGCGGCACCTATGCCGATTGCCCGCAGGGCCGGGCCCATGACTGGGGCAGGCAGACGAAAAAGATCAGCCGGGCGCTGCAACGTCGCATCGTCGAGGATCATTTCGCGACAGGCGATGAGGGTGGCCTCAAACAGGAGCCGAGCCTGTTCGACACATTCGGCACCGCACCCGATCCGACCCCATCAACCGACCTTGCCCTGCTCGATGATGATTTCGACGGCGGCACGACCAGCACCGATGCCCTGGCACGATCCCAGACCCGGCAGCGCGATGCCAACCGCGCCGTCCAGCGCGCCCACGCCATAAACAACGACGGGCACAAGCCCGATCTCCTCCCGGAGTTCTAA
- the trbB gene encoding P-type conjugative transfer ATPase TrbB, with amino-acid sequence MADDPYGITEADLQAALLTEAGNRRRQMLLTAFGPLIEAALKDESVIEVMVNPDGRLWIERVGEGRVDMASPMQAAETERIIRLVAAHMRGEVHDEAPIVSAELPESGERFEGVLPPVVLGPCFAIRKPASKIFDLKDYVDAGIATPLQAKVLSEAVVDRKNIVVVGGTSSGKTTLVNALLAEVATSGDRVMILEDTRELQCAADDVVALRTKPHVASLADLVRSTLRLRPDRIIVGEVRGREALDMLKAWNTGHPGGITTVHANSDRSGLYRLEQLIQEAVVTVPRRLIADAVDVLVFIEGRGAARKIRTVSEVTGLDSNGDYRLSPLAPTHLTTV; translated from the coding sequence ATGGCCGATGATCCTTACGGCATCACCGAAGCCGATCTGCAGGCCGCGCTGCTGACTGAAGCCGGGAACCGCCGCCGCCAGATGTTGCTCACCGCCTTCGGACCCCTGATCGAGGCGGCACTGAAGGATGAGAGTGTCATCGAGGTCATGGTCAATCCGGATGGAAGGCTCTGGATCGAACGGGTCGGCGAAGGCCGGGTCGACATGGCAAGCCCGATGCAGGCCGCTGAGACCGAACGCATCATAAGGCTGGTTGCTGCCCATATGCGCGGCGAGGTCCATGACGAGGCACCGATTGTTTCGGCGGAACTGCCTGAATCCGGCGAGCGCTTCGAGGGCGTGTTGCCGCCCGTCGTCCTCGGGCCCTGTTTTGCTATCCGCAAACCGGCCTCGAAGATTTTCGATCTGAAAGACTATGTCGATGCAGGGATCGCGACGCCGCTGCAGGCCAAGGTCCTGTCGGAAGCGGTGGTGGACCGCAAGAACATCGTCGTGGTCGGCGGCACATCCTCCGGCAAGACCACACTGGTCAATGCGTTGCTGGCAGAAGTTGCGACGAGCGGCGACCGGGTGATGATCCTCGAAGACACGCGCGAACTGCAATGCGCGGCCGACGACGTCGTGGCGCTCAGAACCAAACCGCATGTGGCAAGCCTGGCCGATCTGGTGCGCTCGACGCTCAGGCTTCGACCCGACCGGATCATTGTCGGCGAGGTTCGCGGCCGCGAGGCGCTCGACATGCTGAAGGCCTGGAACACCGGCCATCCCGGCGGCATCACCACGGTGCATGCGAATTCCGACCGGTCCGGGCTCTACCGGCTCGAACAGCTGATCCAGGAAGCGGTCGTGACCGTGCCGCGCCGCCTGATCGCCGACGCGGTCGATGTGCTGGTCTTCATCGAGGGCCGCGGCGCGGCGCGCAAGATCCGCACCGTCTCGGAAGTGACCGGTCTCGATTCCAATGGCGACTACCGGCTTTCCCCGCTCGCCCCCACCCATCTCACCACTGTCTGA
- a CDS encoding TrbC/VirB2 family protein, whose product MPNPTSISRPYRRLRNSLTTAAEAVTFTALYAMPVHAAGSGMPWEAPLQQILESIEGPVAKIIAVIVIIITGLSLAFGDTSGGFRRLIQIVFGLSIAFAATSFFLSFFSFGGGAVVS is encoded by the coding sequence ATGCCAAACCCGACATCCATTTCCCGTCCGTACCGCCGATTGCGAAATTCCCTCACTACCGCTGCCGAGGCTGTCACCTTTACCGCGCTTTACGCCATGCCGGTCCATGCTGCTGGCTCGGGCATGCCCTGGGAAGCGCCGCTGCAGCAGATCCTCGAATCGATCGAAGGCCCGGTGGCCAAGATCATCGCGGTGATCGTCATCATCATCACGGGGCTGAGCCTCGCCTTCGGGGACACATCGGGCGGCTTCCGGCGGCTGATCCAGATCGTCTTCGGCCTCTCCATCGCCTTTGCCGCGACGAGCTTCTTTCTCTCTTTCTTTTCCTTTGGCGGCGG